A region of Peromyscus maniculatus bairdii isolate BWxNUB_F1_BW_parent chromosome 7, HU_Pman_BW_mat_3.1, whole genome shotgun sequence DNA encodes the following proteins:
- the Csk gene encoding tyrosine-protein kinase CSK: MSAIQAAWPSGTECIAKYNFHGTAEQDLPFCKGDVLTIVAVTKDPNWYKAKNKVGREGIIPANYVQKREGVKAGTKLSLMPWFHGKITREQAERLLYPPETGLFLVRESTNYPGDYTLCVSCEGKVEHYRIMYHASKLSIDEEVYFENLMQLVEHYTTDADGLCTRLIKPKVMEGTVAAQDEFYRSGWALNMKELKLLQTIGKGEFGDVMLGDYRGNKVAVKCIKNDATAQAFLAEASVMTQLRHSNLVQLLGVIVEEKGGLYIVTEYMAKGSLVDYLRSRGRSVLGGDCLLKFSLDVCEAMEYLEGNNFVHRDLAARNVLVSEDNVAKVSDFGLTKEASSTQDTGKLPVKWTAPEALREKKFSTKSDVWSFGILLWEIYSFGRVPYPRIPLKDVVPRVEKGYKMDAPDGCPPAVYEVMKNCWHLDAATRPTFLQLREQLEHIRTHELHL; encoded by the exons ATGTCGGCAATACAG GCCGCCTGGCCATCCGGTACAGAATGTATTGCCAAGTACAACTTCCATGGCACTGCTGAGCAAGACCTTCCCTTCTGCAAAGGAGACGTGCTCACCATTGTGGCAGTCACCAAG GACCCAAACTGGTACAAAGCCAAAAACAAGGTGGGCCGTGAGGGCATCATCCCAGCCAACTATGTCCAGAAGCGTGAAGGTGTAAAGGCAGGCACCAAACTCAGCCTTATGCC CTGGTTCCATGGCAAAATCACACGGGAGCAGGCCGAGCGGCTTCTCTACCCACCAGAGACAGGCCTGTTCCTGGTGCGAGAAAGCACCAACTACCCTGGGGACTACACACTGTGTGTGAGCTGTGAAGGCAAGGTGGAACACTACCGCATCATGTACCATGCGAGCAAGCTGAGCATCGATGAGGAGGTGTACTTCGAGAACCTCATGCAGCTGGTGGAG cACTACACCACCGATGCTGATGGACTCTGCACTCGCCTCATCAAACCAAAGGTCATGGAGGGCACGGTGGCGGCCCAAGATGAATTCTACCGCA GTGGCTGGGCACTGAACATGAAGGAGCTGAAGCTGCTGCAGACGATCGGGAAGGGGGAGTTTGGAG ATGTGATGCTGGGTGATTACCGGGGCAACAAAGTTGCAGTCAAGTGCATTAAGAACGATGCCACCGCCCAGGCCTTCCTGGCTGAAGCCTCAGTCATGAC GCAACTTCGGCACAGCAACCTAGTCCAGCTACTGGGTGTGATTGTGGAGGAGAAGGGCGGCCTCTATATTGTCACAGAGTACATGGCCAAG GGGAGTTTGGTGGACTATCTTCGATCACGCGGTCGTTCGGTGCTAGGCGGAGACTGTCTCCTCAAATTCTCGCT AGACGTCTGTGAGGCCATGGAGTACCTGGAGGGTAACAATTTTGTGCACCGGGACTTGGCTGCCCGGAACGTGCTGGTGTCTGAGGACAACGTGGCCAAAGTCAGTGACTTTGGCCTCACCAAGGAAgcttccagcactcaggacacaggcaAACTGCCAGTCAAGTGGACAGCTCCCGAAGCCCTGAGAGAGAAG AAATTTTCCACCAAGTCCGATGTGTGGAGTTTCGGAATCCTTCTCTGGGAAATCTATTCCTTTGGGCGAGTGCCTTACCCAAGAATT CCCCTGAAGGACGTCGTCCCTCGGGTGGAAAAGGGCTACAAGATGGATGCCCCGGACGGCTGCCCGCCCGCAGTCTACGAGGTTATGAAGAACTGCTGGCATCTGGATGCTGCCACACGGCCCACCTTCCTGCAGCTTCGAGAGCAGCTAGAGCACATCAGAACCCATGAGCTGCACCTGTGA